A region from the Triticum urartu cultivar G1812 chromosome 1, Tu2.1, whole genome shotgun sequence genome encodes:
- the LOC125552076 gene encoding uncharacterized protein LOC125552076 — protein MYIELDEKKKPFTLMHCYIEFEKYPKWQTCPLPQKKQKKTSDASPGTTSNDEDFGTCTDALEEELRPPGTKHDKNERLRKGKTSESNDSGCKLSLQSMWAQKIEKDDIKEATKIARYARAFELQEKQIALQEKEDARKQFELDEKIMLMDTSHMSDAQKQFYKNKQDEIITRCQNTSG, from the coding sequence ATGTACATTGAACTGGATGAGAAAAAGAAGCCATTTACATTAATGCATTGCTACATAGAGTTTGAGAAGTATCCAAAGTGGCAGACATGTCCGCTTCCTCAGAAGAAACAAAAGAAGACCTCGGATGCAAGTCCGGGTACAACCTCCAACGATGAAGACTTCGGCACATGCACTGATGCTCTTGAAGAAGAGCTAAGACCTCCTGGTACGAAGCATGACAAGAATGAACGTTTGAGGAAAGGTAAAACTTCTGAATCCAATGATAGTGGTTGCAAGTTATCATTACAAAGTATGTGGGCACAGAAGATAGAGAAGGATGATATCAAAGAGGCCACAAAAATTGCTCGCTACGCGAGAGCTTTTGAATTGCAAGAGAAGCAGATTGCATTGCAAGAGAAGGAGGATGCACGGAAACAGTTTGAATTAGATGAGAAAATCATGCTCATGGACACATCTCATATGAGTGATGCACAGAAGCAATTCTACAAGAATAAACAAGATGAGATCATTACTCGCTGCCAGAACACATCTGGTTGA